From the genome of Metarhizium brunneum chromosome 4, complete sequence, one region includes:
- the ADA2_2 gene encoding Adenosine deaminase 2, whose protein sequence is MAMPNDVWDEISQDIPSASDPFIQQYMAGRENLINQEKTSRSDTSFRKSLSPIAKRACTIVDRIRSHEHKTVWTPDVEEHMAQTSHECIFPGMMFMFAKDRMESTNLWKIVRKMPKGCLLHSHMDAMVNFDYLLDVLLGTPGIHMSSDRPLRGKDALENAAMNFRYKSSERTDGSLWEASYKPQTFILLTKAADEFPDGGRQGFLRWLKSRCTLSTTDSHEHHHGIDAIWRKFAKCFIVVATIIHYEPIFRAFLRRLMSQLKSDGVNWVELRFTWPLDYCRDRQEEPEQDYSHMFKVIEEEVARFKASPEGEGFWGLTTIWTTLRSIDTRPLIENMDHCITTKMEFPHLIAGYDLVGPEDLGKPLVDVLPELFWFRKQCAQEGINIPFFFHAGETLGDGNSTDSNLFDAILLGTRRIGHAYSLYKHPLLIDMVKDKRILVESCPISNEVLRLCGSVLAHPLPALLARGVACCLCNDDPAMLGQDTAGMSHDFWQALQGWDNLGLAGLGSLAENSVRWAAFEDQEAAAWANDIRQASLGSGIKAERLKQWQVEWEQFCLWIVTEFGDEFDPEGETTGAAEAEAQAS, encoded by the exons ATGGCAATGCCAAATGACGTGTGGGACGAAATCTCCCAGGACATTCCCTCCGCCTCAGATCCTTTTATTCAGCAGTACATGGCTGGCCGTGAAAACCTCATCAATCAAGAAAAGACGTCGCGCTCGGATACTTCCTTTAGAAAGTCGCTCTCGCCAATCGCCAAAAGGGCCTGCACCATCGTCGACCGAATCCGCAGCCATGAGCACAAGACCGTCTGGACGCCAGATGTGGAAGAGCACATGGCCCAGACCAGCCATGAGTGCATCTTTCCTGGCATGATGTTCATGTTTGCCAAGGACCGTATGGAGAGTACCAACCTGTGGAAAATTGTCAGAAAGATGCCCAAAGGATGTCTCTTGCATTCCCAcatggatgccatggtcAACTTTGACTATCTCCTTGACGTGCTGCTCGGTACCCCTGGAATACACATGTCAAGCGACAGGCCGCTCAGGGGCAAGGATGCACTGGAAAATGCTGCCATGAACTTCCGGTACAAGTCAAGTGAGAGGACTGACGGCTCGCTTTGGGAAGCGTCTTACAAGCCCCAAACTTTCATCCTGCTCACCAAGGCGGCGGATGAATTTCCTGATGGCGGACGCCAAGGATTTCTCCGCTGGTTGAAAAGCCGCTGCACATTGTCAACGACCGACAGCCACGAGCATCATCACGGCATCGATGCCATATGGCGAAAGTTTGCGAAATGCTTCATTgtcgtcgccaccatcatCCACTATGAGCCCATCTTCCGCGCTTTTCTGCGGCGTTTGATGAGCCAGCTGAAGTCGGACGGAGTAAACTGGGTTGAGCTCAG GTTTACCTGGCCGCTAGATTATTGTCGTGACCGCCAGGAAGAGCCGGAGCAGGATTACAGCCACATGTTCAAGGTCATTGAAGAAGAGGTCGCCAGGTTCAAAGCCTCCCCAGAAGGGGAAGGGTTCTGGGGTTTGACGACCATTTGGACGACGCTGCGAAGTATCGATACAAGACCCCTAATCGAAAATATGGATCACTGCATCACAACTAAAATGGAGTTTCCGCACCTCATTGCTGGATATGATTTGGTTGGACCAGAGGATCTTGGAAAACCCCTCGTGGATGTGCTACCAGAGCTATTTTGGTTTCGAAAACAATGCGCCCAGGAAGGGATCAATattcccttcttcttccacgcCGGCGAAACCCTGGGGGACGGCAACAGCACCGATTCTAACCTGTTTGATGCCATCCTGCTCGGAACAAGACGCATTGGCCACGCGTACAGCTTATACAAACATCCGTTGTTGATTGACATGGTCAAGGATAAACGCATTCTCGTTGAATCATGCCCGATTTCAAACGAAGTGCTCCGTCTCTGCGGCTCCGTGCTCGCACACCCCTTGCCCGCGCTGCTAGCTCGCGGAGTAGCATGCTGCCTTTGCAACGACGACCCGGCCATGCTCGGCCAGGACACAGCCGGCATGTCGCACGACTTTTGGCAGGCTCTCCAGGGCTGGGATAATCTTGGGCTCGCTGGCCTGGGAAGTCTGGCGGAGAACAGTGTGAGGTGGGCCGCCTTTGAAGATCAAGAAGCCGCGGCGTGGGCAAACGACATTCGCCAAGCAAGCCTAGGCAGCGGCATCAAGGCGGAGCGGCTGAAACAGTGGCAAGTTGAGTGGGAGCAGTTTTGTCTATGGATCGTGACTGAATTCGGTGACGAGTTCGACCCGGAAGGAGAGACTACAGGAGCGGCTGAAGCTGAAGCACAGGCATCATAA
- the ATG5 gene encoding Autophagy-related protein 5 has product MAPSIAQTLWDARIPLHVTHASSPAAPFITSVPRFSYLALLLPRLSAFFGSACSSFHFEDVQLRNLAVGLLVDLYQPTLPFRLVVGDGVGWDIGDTFLNCVKEADFVRNGNANQIMKMSKEHTTQLWNAVIDNDHGLFAKVNTRLLNAPTSLKHVPVRVYIPSAPEHQDPAVSGDAGSFRIVQSLVPAASADRRPKLLGQALKDMMPKLFPSSRDPVLAGVVMHGAGVPFDAPLADLMREAAYPDGWLCLVVTV; this is encoded by the exons ATGGCACCTTCAATTGCCCAGACGCTGTGGGACGCCCGTATCCCGCTACACGTCACGCACGCCTCATCACCCGCCGCCCCGTTCATCACCAGCGTCCCACGCTTCTCCTACCTCGCACTCCTGCTCCCCCGACTCTCCGCCTTCTTCGGCTCGGCGTGCTCGAGTTTTCACTTTGAAGATGTCCAGCTGAGGAATCTGGCAGTAGGCCTCTTGGTGGACTTGTACCAGCCCACGCTGCCGTTTCGGCTGGTCGTCGGTGACGGAGTAGGGTGGGATATCGGGGACACCTTTTTGAACTGTGTCAAGGAG GCAGACTTTGTTCGCAACGGCAACGCGAACCAAATCATGAAAATGTCCAAGGAGCACACCACCCAGCTGTGGAACGCAGTCATCGACAATGACCACGGGTTATTCGCCAAGGTCAATACGAGGCTGTTGAATGCGCCTACCAGCCTGAAGCACGTTCCCGTGCGGGTGTACATCCCCTCTGCGCCGGAGCACCAGGACCCGGCTGTGTCTGGGGACGCCGGCTCCTTCAGGATCGTGCAGTCCCTCGTGCCGGCGGCAAGTGCTGACCGCAGGCCAAAGCTGCTGGGCCAGGCGCTCAAGGACATGATGCCGAAATTGTTCCCGAGCAGTAGGGACCCCGTGTTGGCCGGGGTGGTTATGCATGGCGCCGGTGTGCCTTTTGATGCGCCCTTGGCGGATCTCATGCGGGAGGCGGCGTATCCTGACGGTTGGCTTTGCTTGGTGGTGACTGTTTAG
- the BOA1 gene encoding Oxidoreductase BOA1 yields the protein MAQGHDRPCPWTPTRPLPPDSVRNRALGAFDTMTVAGSSDGFIWAIGRHGAKPPVPIAKNVLGNHAHAHPSLSFAHIGPLCLRPIATPHRPIPAYREERREEEHLARGGQRLAPNMMRIAVAGGGGLGYLLALQLSQAANAYNVVVLSRSARPEFGQLDVQLHVVDYSDHDKLTFALQGVDLAISTISGTEQLSLINAAGRARVRVFVPSEFEGSLSRRPSHNDPLDRGSTQAIALLKQWESASRMKYTVFACGIFMERFHPYGLGYLNIGYGSGVSAVGDYLLDINHATAEYAAENSKGHTVRVCLTSVYDVVRFIVAAIDLGPRNWPHEFTMRGDRMSVRDVVGTCSRVRNVAFDHHMRQSSELQSYLAYFVQAGDGDKVAYYQRLIATTNGRYDFSRASLNDALEKSGQGDVQPMTLLRWLTNVWQSL from the exons atggcccaaggcCACGACCGTCCGTGCCCCTGGACGCCCACGCGGCCACTGCCGCCGGATAGTGTGCGGAATAGGGCCCTCGGAGCCTTTGACACAATGACAGTTGCCGGCAGCTCTGATGGCTTCATCTGGGCCATCGGGCGACATGGAGCAAAGCCGCCAGTCCCCATTGCGAAGAATGTCCTTGGAaaccatgcccatgcccatccctccctctcctttGCCCACATCGGCCCGCTGTGCCTACGGCCGATAGCAACGCCCCACCGGCCGAT ACCGGCCTACCGAGAGGAGAGACGCGAAGAAGAGCATTTGgcccgcggcggccagcggCTTGCACCAAATATGATGCGCATTGCCGTCGCAGGTGGAGGTGGACTCGGATACCTGCTGGCGCTGCAGCTTTCACAGGCAGCCAACGCTTACAACGTTGTCGTTTTATCACGATCT GCAAGACCCGAATTCGGCCAGCTCGACGTCCAACTCCATGTTGTCGACTACAGTGATCACGACAAGCTGACCTTTGCTCTTCAAGGCGTGGATCTGGCCATATCGACTATATCGGGGACGGAGCAGCTCAGCCTCATCAACGCGGCAGGACGTGCTCGCGTGCGTGTCTTCGTACCGTCGGAGTTTGAGGGGAGTTTGAGCCGGCGACCATCGCACAACGACCCGTTGGACCGCGGGTCGACGCAAGCAATCGCTCTGCTGAAACAATGGGAGAGTGCGTCGCGCATGAAATATACCGTCTTTGCGTGTGGCATCTTTATGGAGCGATTTCACCCCTACGGCCTCGGGTACCTAAACATTGGGTACGGCAGCGGCGTTTCGGCGGTGGGAGATTATCTCCTCGACATCAACCATGCAACAGCAGAATATGCGGCCGAAAACTCTAAGGGGCACACAGTAAGGGTGTGCTTAACATCGGTCTACGACGTGGTGCGCTTCATAGTAGCGGCCATAGACTTGGGACCTCGAAACTGGCCACACGAATTCACCATGCGGGGGGACAGAATGTCTGTCCGAGACGTTGTCGGGACATGCAGTCGCGTCAGGAACG TGGCCTTTGATCATCACATGCGGCAAAGCTCCGAGCTCCAGTCATACCTGGCTTACTTTGTCCAGGCCGGCGACGGAGATAAAGTTGCATATTACCAGCGCCTCATTGCCACGACAAACGGACGCTATGATTTTTCACGGGCCTCGCTGAATGACGCCTTGGAAAAGAGTGGCCAGGGGGATGTACAGCCCATGACCCTGTTGCGGTGGCTCACAAACGTCTGGCAGTCCTTATGA
- the acdh-11 gene encoding Acyl-CoA dehydrogenase family member 11, with protein MEPSGADKGFFQKAPVLRNQFHDDASFQRCFKCKLPPLLSPSSLPIVFLSAEVASKAGGEVSSFGQDVISDQIFTWVTDSEHNKPYLKGSGRDAFGKWKGELITGEGWRSLQDFGLSKGMVATGYDTPYGAFCRPLQFLRTHLWVGSCANVGCPSAMQDGAACLLRRHLSHPELSAALSAAEKKVFTDAYQRLTSRDPKYAWTSGQWMTERTGGSDVSLTETVATYQPEGANGFASKQGQIPLGPWSINGFKWFSSATDSEMTVLLGRTAAGGLSTFLAPMRKHDPEATTLTGEPRDDGRALNGVRIQRLKNKFGTQSLPTAELVLDNMRGWMVGREGRGIHEISTILTLTRVHSAVAAVGGVGRGLGIARAYALVRDVGAGGRKRTRLVDSPLHMRTLAKISAEYRRLMLVTFYTSYVLGVSEHSLGARPSPALDALTPQEKLVEPLLRIMSQLAKAYVCKPSVALLFSCMEALGGVGYLVNEEQEYLNISRIYRDTCVLPIWEGTTDVLCTDLVRAMKHARGGADSLAALDEVVRKAWGFEGRAGRPAGWEPVEKWAALKSKIEGTEQADLMGEAREVVWQLGDILASVLLYVDAGTDGNPVAKEVFVRFVEDKFGVERRARGSTEDELNKDLGIVYGHGGDVAAKL; from the exons ATGGAGCCTTCGGGTGCTGACAAGGGCTTCTTTCAGAAGGCGCCTGTCTTGAGGAACCAGTTTCACGATGATGCGTCGTTCCAGAGATGCTTTAAATGCAAgcttcccccccttctctcCCCGTCGAGCCTGCCAATAG TATTTCTTTCTGCCGAGGTAGCGTCCAAGGCAGGGGGCGAAGTATCGTCGTTTGGACAGGACGTGATTTCGGACCAGATTTTCACCTGGGTCACTGATTCAGAACACAACAAGCCGTACCTCAAGGGCTCAGGGCGAGACGCCTTTGGAAAATGGAAGGGGGAGCTGATTACCGGCGAGGGATGGCGGAGCTTGCAGGACTTTGGGCTGTCAAAGGG AATGGTAGCCACGGGCTATGATACGCCCTACGGCGCATTCTGTCGCCCGCTTCAATTCCTCCGCACCCACCTCTGGGTCGGATCCTGTGCAAACGTGGGCTGCCCATCGGCCATGCAGGACGGCGCCGCATGCCTCCTCCGTCGTCACCTCTCCCACCCCGAGCTCTCTGCTGCCCTGTCCGCCGCGGAAAAAAAGGTCTTTACAGACGCCTACCAGCGGCTCACGTCCCGTGATCCCAAGTACGCCTGGACCAGCGGACAGTGGATGACGGAGCGAACGGGCGGGAGCGACGTCTCCCTCACAGAAACCGTCGCCACGTACCAGCCAGAGGGCGCCAACGGGTTTGCCTCCAAGCAGGGCCAGATTCCTCTGGGCCCGTGGTCCATCAACGGCTTCAAATGGTTCTCCAGCGCGACAGACTCGGAAATGACGGTCCTCCTGGGCAGGACCGCCGCGGGGGGGCTGTCGACGTTCCTGGCGCCCATGAGGAAACACGATCCCGAGGCCACCACACTGACCGGCGAGCCCAGGGACGACGGCAGGGCCCTCAACGGCGTGCGCATCCAGCGCCTCAAGAACAAGTTCGGCACGCAGTCCCTCCCCACGGCGGAGCTCGTCCTGGACAACATGCGCGGCTGGATGGTCGGCCGGGAGGGCAGGGGCATCCACGAGATCAGCACCATCCTCACCCTCACCCGCGTCCACTCGGCTGTCGCGGCGgtgggcggcgtgggccGCGGCCTCGGAATCGCGCGAGCCTACGCCCTCGTCCgggacgtcggcgccggcggccgcaAGAGGACGAGACTGGTCGACAGCCCGCTGCACATGAggacgctggccaagatCTCAGCAGAGTACCGCCGCCTCATGCTCGTCACCTTTTACACGTCGTACGTGCTGGGCGTTTCCGAGCACTCGCTCGGCGCAaggccctcgccggcgctggACGCCCTCACGCCCCAGGAGAAACTCGTCGAGCCGCTGCTCCGAATCATGAGCCAGCTCGCAAAGGCGTACGTTTGCAAGCCCAGCGTAGCGCTGCTGTTCTCGTGCATGGAGGcgctgggcggcgtgggctACCTCGTCAACGAGGAGCAGGAGTACCTCAACATCTCGCGTATATATAGGGATACTTGCGTGCTGCCCATCTGGGAGGGCACGACGGATGTTCTGTGTACGGACTTGGTCCGCGCAATGAAACATGCGCGCGGTGGTGCGGATTCTTTGGCGGCCTTGGATGAAGTGGTTCGCAAGGCGTGGGGTTTCGAGGGGAGGGCAGGACGACCGGCCGGTTGGGAGCCGGTTGAGAAGTGGGCTGCGCTGAAGAGCAAGATTGAGGGGACGGAGCAGGCGGATCTGATGGGTGAAGCGCGCGAGGTTGTTTGGCAGTTGGGTGATATACTCGCCTCGGTGTTGCTGTACGTCGACGCGGGCACTGATGGGAATCCAGTGGCCAAGGAAGTATTTGTACGATTTGTGGAGGACAAGTTTGGCGTTGAGAGGAGGGCGAGAGGAAGCACGGAGGACGAGTTGAACAAGGACCTTGGCATTGTGTACGGCCATGGGGGGGATGTAGCTGCCAAGTTGTAG
- the ckn1 gene encoding DNA excision repair protein ckn1, with the protein MQARLLSRETGDHSPDDLSESVNADLLRSFAPAPQHRFNGEIASQTHLEETEERARSVRAHGAGVSGLALEKFDGRILVSGGSEGSIKIWDLDEAPTPNQRHVFRPVSTIARSTGGKKVNGHSHGITHLAFYPFDPDAFLSSSYDKSLKLWATQRSALTADFHLNATIYSHAMSPIADHLLVSCATQHSNVRLVDLKSGSAVQALVAHGGPVLCTSWSPRHEHILASGHADGKVRVWDIRRAGGVIAQLDQEDSLGVLHRFRHATALDQDWSSMPHFRTSAQAHDEAVNGLQWTDDAKYIVSAGLDRKIRVWDAGTGANTLASFGALIQNRHAKTATMVVTSSGLSNSKEILIWPNDQEILLLDLHDGNVITRLRSPGSTNPVGPRGGELGRNRTTTIVWRGAGGGPGQIGTVMGGGNSVGAIYSAHLDGQIRAWMPQIPGPEDIDETEDIDEDEETRRRKRKAVDNAYRSLMGRQITFTGTSR; encoded by the coding sequence ATGCAGGCCCGCCTCCTGTCCCGTGAAACGGGTGACCATAGTCCCGATGACCTCTCCGAGTCAGTGAACGCAGACCTCCTCCGTAGCTTCGCCCCAGCACCACAACACCGCTTCAACGGCGAAATAGCATCTCAAACGCATCTCGAAGAGACGGAAGAGCGAGCACGCAGTGTTCGCGCTCATGGAGCCGGTGTAAGCGGTCTTGCGCTCGAAAAATTCGACGGGCGCATTCTCGTGTCTGGTGGCTCAGAAGGTTCCATCAAGATATGGGATCTTGACGAGGCACCGACCCCCAACCAACGACATGTCTTCCGTCCGGTGAGCACAATTGCTCGTTCTACCGGCGGGAAGAAGGTGAATGGCCACAGTCACGGCATCACGCATCTGGCGTTCTACCCCTTCGACCCAGACGCCTTCCTGTCAAGCTCCTACGACAAGTCCCTCAAACTCTGGGCAACGCAACGCTCCGCGCTCACCGCAGACTTCCATCTCAATGCCACCATATATTCTCACGCCATGAGCCCCATAGCAGACCACCTCCTTGTTTCCTGCGCAACGCAACACTCCAACGTGCGTCTGGTCGACCTCAAATCCGGATCCGCAGTCCAGGCACTCGTTGCCCACGGCGGCCCTGTCCTCTGCACATCATGGAGCCCGCGACACGAGCACATCCTCGCCAGTGGTCATGCCGACGGCAAAGTGCGCGTCTGGGACATCCGGCGTGCCGGCGGTGTCATTGCACAGCTCGACCAAGAAGATTCATTGGGTGTTCTTCACCGGTTTCGGCACGCGACAGCCTTGGACCAGGACTGGAGTAGTATGCCGCACTTTCGGACATCTGCCCAGGCGCACGATGAGGCCGTGAACGGGTTACAATGGACAGACGATGCCAAGTACATTGTGTCGGCAGGGTTGGACCGTAAGATCCGAGTCTGGGATGCGGGCACGGGAGCAAATACTCTTGCGAGTTTTGGAGCCTTGATTCAGAATCGGCATGCCAAGACTGCTACCATGGTTGTCACATCGTCGGGCCTCTCAAATAGCAAGGAGATTCTGATTTGGCCAAACGATCAGGAGATATTGCTGCTTGACCTGCATGATGGGAATGTAATTACAAGGTTGCGCAGCCCTGGTTCCACCAACCCTGTAGGTCCTCGGGGCGGAGAGTTGGGCAGGAACAGAACAACAACGATTGTATGGCGAGGAGCGGGGGGAGGGCCTGGACAGATCGGAACCGTCATGGGGGGCGGGAACTCGGTTGGTGCGATTTACAGTGCTCACCTGGACGGCCAGATTCGTGCGTGGATGCCGCAGATTCCGGGACCGGAGGACATTGATGAGACAGAAgacattgacgaggatgaagagacgagaaggaggaaaagaaaagccgTGGACAATGCGTATAGAAGTTTGATGGGTAGACAGATAACATTTACTGGCACAAGCCGGTAG